In Leptospira wolffii serovar Khorat str. Khorat-H2, the DNA window GCGGACATATGCATAATGACTAAGAATGCCCGATCTTCGGAAGCTTCTGAAATATTCGTCGCTGTCTTGTATGGAATAAATGACCACCGGCTTTCGGGGAAATTCCTTTCGAATATTGACGATCGTATCGATTCCATTCCATCGACCTTCCAATTTGACATCCAAGAGTAACGCATCCACATCTTCCCGCAGACAATATTCGTAAGCTTCTTCGCCGCTACCGCAATCGCTCACGATATTTAGATCCGAAAACTCCTTTAGACCCGAGATCATGGCCCGTCTTAATTTTGCATTATCTTCCACGACAAGAATTTTGAGAGGATGCTCGGACATATCGATTCTCCGAATCGTACGACTTTCGTATGCTCACGGTCAAGCACTTGAGTGCGTAAGAGAACGCACATAGGGGGTGGAGAGCTTATGAATTTTTGCATAGAATGCGAGTATGAAACATATCGTAAGAAAGAAGCCGAAATTCGGTTGGAAGAAGTGGGCGGAACATTTCCGAAAAAACGCCGAGAGACCTTTACCTGAGATACACGAGCAAGTTATCGGCTTCATTCCTCAGAAGAGGCTTCCGGTCGCCCGTTCTCTTGCCGTCTTCCGACTGGGAGAATCGGGAGAGGGGAGAATAGCGAAAGATATCGATCGAGTCCGTATCTACGGAGTCGACGAGGATTATAGGGAGGCTCTAAAGCTTTTCGTAAAAGAAGAAGGAAGACACGCTAGAATTTTAGGAGAATGTGTTCGGGCTCTCAGAGGAGAATATATCGACTCCAATTGGACGGAGAAGCTTTTTCACTTCGGAAGGAGACTCTTGGGGATCCGGATGAAACTACTCGTGCTATTAGTAGCCGAAGTGGTGGGAATCTGCTTTTATAAGAAGATCGCGGAAAAGATTCCTTATGGATCCGTAAAATGGGCTCTCCAACATATCGCGGAAGACGAGGAGAAGCATCTAGTTTTTCACAGTAGATTCTTTCGTATTCGACTTCGAAACCATTTGAGTCGGCTGGTATTCAGGATTTGCTGGAGAGTTCTTTCTATTGCCGCTTGTGTCTCGGTGCTTTTGGATCATAGAAAGACTTTCCGGGCCTTGGGAATCTCCCATTCCGATTCTATCCGGAAATTCAAGGAAATCGTTCTTTCGACCGAGAAAGCCATCTTGAGAACGGTCTTGAGTTAGGGAAATCCGTATGAGAATCGTGCTGGTTTTTCAAAGAAGGATCCACGGATTTAGAGCAGTCTCTTCTGAGAAAGCTCGGTATTTGCAGGAGAACCTCTTGAGAAAGAAGTTATCTGAGTATCTAAAAGAAAGCGGAATCCGGGTAGAATCTATTGTGGAGAAAACAATCCTTTCCACCAAAAAGGTAGAGATGTTTCTGGGGTTTGTTCCGGAAGATTCCACTTTTGGTGACGGGAAGCTTGCGGAAGATTTCGTTGAAACAGGCAAGTATCTGAAGGTCGGTCGGAGGGCCTATGCAAACCATCTTGAAGACTTCAAAAGAATAAACGCTTACATGAAATGTAATAATATCCGGACGGACGGGACAATCGTTAAGTGGAAAGATTCGAGAAGAATGGGACGAATCTATTTCAGAATCTCTAATTGATTGTACTAGAATATTCTGAAATTAGAAATTAGGTCCGCGCCACGGATCGTAGCGGAAATCCCGCGGAGCGGATTGGAGCGGAGAGCCGGGTGCTAGCCGTAACGGCTAGCAGGCGCCCCTAATATTATTTCCAGCCGAAGGAACCGGATTTGTCGAATTTAAAAGGAATAGGACCGGTGCCGATTTCCGGAGCTTCCGTCGTCGCTTTTCCGACTAAACGGAAGGCAGCCGATTTTTTGGTGACCGCGTTTGCGATTCCTTGGGTTACGGATCCTAACGGAAAGGATGTGCGGATACTTAAAACGGATTCCTGTCCTTTGTTCTCTATCTTAGTGGGCTGGCCCGTTAGGAATTTTTCCTTTTCCAAAGAAAGTTCGAACTCGAATTCGGAGAATTGAAGACGAGAGCTCGCTCTATTTTTCAGAATGATATCGAATTCGGTATCCACCTTTAGATCCAAAGCGGACAATCCGGCGGCGACCGCGGAGCCAGGGCTTTTTTTCTGAGAACCGAGCAGCGAGTCCAGGAAGCTTGTCGCCTTCTTGGCCAGGTCTTCGGTTCCGGCGGAACTTAGAATGGTAGAAGGATCCGGTTTTATAATTCTGAAATTCCGAATTTCAATGTCGGGAAGAACAGCCGGAATTTGACGTTCTTCTTCAAAAGGAAAATCTAATGCGTCTCTTCCCGCTACGGACTTGTATTTTTCGGGAATCGGAAGAGAAACGGTTCCTTGCACTTTTACCATTAGATCCGTCTTACCGGGAACTTTTTTGTATAATTCAGCCAAGTCGTTATAAGAGAAAACGAGATCCACAGGAACCGCTTTGTTGGAGTTCCCACCTACGGAAGGAATCTTGGTCTTGGCTTTTGTGAATTGCTGGCCTTCGATCAGAATGTTCGTGTCTAGATTGGTGGCGGGTAGCGGGACAGGATACGGATTCTTGACTTTGGAATCCACTTTTAGACGGATCTCGTTCAGATTGATCTCGGCTATGGAGACTTTTTCGAGAATAAACGAAGGCTTGTCGATTTCCTCGATCTTTTCCTTCACTTTCTTGAGATCCACCTTTTGTAATTGGGCGCAACCCGCTGCCAGGATCCAAAATGCGGTCAATATTATCGTAATAGAAGAAGGGCGAAATCCGCTCATAATAGCCTCCAAAAAGCCGAAGGAAACCTTATCCTTTTTCGTTCTTTAAAGAAAAGTAAGTTTTGGAGTTCCTACAAAAAAAGAATAGAATATAGAACGGTACATTCGGATTCGTCTAATCGATTATACATTACATTAATTTAAAATTTCCTATAATTCCTCGGTTAGAGATAGGAAAAAATCGGGTATAGGACCTAGAATTAATGAGGCGGAATAGAAGCTCCATTCCAATGTTTGGGTAGATTTTAGCTATTGCAGATTATCGCAAAGTATGGTAGAGTGAGCTTTATCGTCGGCTTGCGAACACCACCGCACCGGCCCCCACCCAAAAAAGGGTGGGGAGATCTAAAAACCGTTTCCGACCGCCTAAAAAGCTCCGAACGCGCAGTCCGCATCAAGGAGGCTTTCTTTTGCGGGCGGATTTAGGCGTTCTATTTTTTCTTCTTGGTTCCGCCCTTTTTCGGATTGGATTCCACGCCTTTCGCCCATTCCTCCAGAGAAGAATTAGCGGATACGTTATGCGGATCTATTTCCGGATGGCCGGATATTCTCGCCGTCATGTCAGGGCGGAATTGGGTCTCTATCCACTCTCTGAACTTATCAATTCCTCCAAAGATGGAAGGAACCACGATTAGAGTTACCAATGTGGAGAGGATCAAGCCTCCTATGATTGCGATACCCATCGCGGTCCTGGACTTTGCGGCTTCTCCCAATCCTAATGCGATGGGAACCGTTCCCATGATCATC includes these proteins:
- a CDS encoding LEA type 2 family protein; translated protein: MSGFRPSSITIILTAFWILAAGCAQLQKVDLKKVKEKIEEIDKPSFILEKVSIAEINLNEIRLKVDSKVKNPYPVPLPATNLDTNILIEGQQFTKAKTKIPSVGGNSNKAVPVDLVFSYNDLAELYKKVPGKTDLMVKVQGTVSLPIPEKYKSVAGRDALDFPFEEERQIPAVLPDIEIRNFRIIKPDPSTILSSAGTEDLAKKATSFLDSLLGSQKKSPGSAVAAGLSALDLKVDTEFDIILKNRASSRLQFSEFEFELSLEKEKFLTGQPTKIENKGQESVLSIRTSFPLGSVTQGIANAVTKKSAAFRLVGKATTEAPEIGTGPIPFKFDKSGSFGWK